Proteins co-encoded in one Arachis hypogaea cultivar Tifrunner chromosome 13, arahy.Tifrunner.gnm2.J5K5, whole genome shotgun sequence genomic window:
- the LOC112732363 gene encoding galacturonokinase isoform X3, producing the protein MARHYSWPSDRAVAEVRRIVSSMAGVTKEEVRIVASPYRICPLGAHIDHQGGTVSAMTLDMGILLGFVPSRSSEVSLISGDFEGQVRFRVDEIQQPIQATTENGNSRKDSSGQQEQCKWGRYARGAVYALQSRGNKLSKGIFGLISDGDGLNSAGIAYLMAFEHANNLAISPTENIEYDRLIENEYLGLKNGIMDQSAILLSSHGCLLCMNCKTKDYRLIQRPKVQEYKKSGQPKGTKILVALSGLKGALTSNPGYNGRVAECQKAARVLLEASGDFTAEPILSNVKPEVYETHKCKLDSNLAKRAEHYFSENMRVAKGVEAWAKGDLKEFGDLVSASGRSSIQNYECGAEPLIQLYEILLRAPGVLGARFSGAGFRGCCIAFVEADLADEAASFVEREYPKAQPLLAREMELQGQTSIFICESGDCARVL; encoded by the exons ATGGCTCGACACTACTCTTGGCCTTCTGATCGCGCG GTAGCTGAAGTGAGACGGATAGTTTCTAGCATGGCAGGGGTTACTAAAGAGGAAGTTCGAATTGTGGCATCTCCCTATCGAATTTGTCCTTTAGGGGCTCATATTGATCACCAG GGTGGGACTGTTTCGGCTATGACATTAGATATGGGAATACTTCTAGGGTTTGTCCCTTCAAGAAGTAGTGAG GTGTCACTTATTTCAGGAGATTTTGAAGGGCAAGTTCGGTTCAG AGTTGATGAGATTCAACAGCCAATACAAGCCACCACTGAAAATGGGAACTCAAGAAAAGATTCTTCTGGGCAACAAGAACAATGTAAATGGGGGCGTTATGCTAGAGGAGCTGTATATGCTCTACAGAGTAGAGGAAACAAACTTTCTAAG GGTATCTTTGGATTAATATCTGATGGTGATGGCCTGAACAGT GCCGGAATAGCTTACCTCATGGCTTTTGAACATGCAAATAATTTAGCAATATCTCCCACAGAGAATATTGAATATGATAG GTTGATTGAGAATGAATATTTGGGTCTGAAGAATGGTATAATGGACCAGTCAGCCATACTACTTTCAAGCCATGGTTGTTTGTTATGCATGAATTGCAAG ACCAAAGATTACAGGCTTATACAACGACCAAAGGTCCAAGAATACAAGAAGAGTGGGCAACCAAAGGGAACGAAAATATTGGTGGCACTCTCTGGGTTGAAGGGAGCTTTGACTAGCAACCCTGGATATAATGGGCGAGTTGCAGAGTGTCAAAAGGCAGCACGCGTTCTTTTGGA AGCATCTGGAGATTTCACAGCGGAGCCCATCCTATCTAACG TTAAACCAGAAGTTTATGAGACTCACAAG TGCAAATTAGATAGCAATCTAGCCAAAAGAGCTGAGCATTATTTCTCTGAGAATATGCGGGTTGCAAAGG GAGTTGAGGCCTGGGCAAAGGGTGATCTAAAAGAATTTGGAGATCTCGTTTCAGCTTCTGGTCGAAGTTCAATTCAAAATTATGAATGCG GTGCGGAACCACTGATTCAATTGTATGAGATCCTTTTGAGGGCTCCTGGTGTATTGGGAGCGCGCTTCAGCGGAGCTGGGTTTAGAGGATGCTGCATTGCATTTGTGGAGGCTGACCTTGCAGATGAAGCTGCATCATTTGTTGAGAGGGAATATCCCAAGGCCCAGCCTTTGTTGGCTAGGGAAATGGAATTACAAGGACAGACATCAATTTTTATATGTGAATCTGGTGATTGTGCACGTGTACTTTGA
- the LOC112732363 gene encoding galacturonokinase isoform X1, which produces MARHYSWPSDRAVAEVRRIVSSMAGVTKEEVRIVASPYRICPLGAHIDHQGGTVSAMTLDMGILLGFVPSRSSEVSLISGDFEGQVRFRVDEIQQPIQATTENGNSRKDSSGQQEQCKWGRYARGAVYALQSRGNKLSKGIFGLISDGDGLNSVGLSSSAAAGIAYLMAFEHANNLAISPTENIEYDRLIENEYLGLKNGIMDQSAILLSSHGCLLCMNCKTKDYRLIQRPKVQEYKKSGQPKGTKILVALSGLKGALTSNPGYNGRVAECQKAARVLLEASGDFTAEPILSNVKPEVYETHKCKLDSNLAKRAEHYFSENMRVAKGVEAWAKGDLKEFGDLVSASGRSSIQNYECGAEPLIQLYEILLRAPGVLGARFSGAGFRGCCIAFVEADLADEAASFVEREYPKAQPLLAREMELQGQTSIFICESGDCARVL; this is translated from the exons ATGGCTCGACACTACTCTTGGCCTTCTGATCGCGCG GTAGCTGAAGTGAGACGGATAGTTTCTAGCATGGCAGGGGTTACTAAAGAGGAAGTTCGAATTGTGGCATCTCCCTATCGAATTTGTCCTTTAGGGGCTCATATTGATCACCAG GGTGGGACTGTTTCGGCTATGACATTAGATATGGGAATACTTCTAGGGTTTGTCCCTTCAAGAAGTAGTGAG GTGTCACTTATTTCAGGAGATTTTGAAGGGCAAGTTCGGTTCAG AGTTGATGAGATTCAACAGCCAATACAAGCCACCACTGAAAATGGGAACTCAAGAAAAGATTCTTCTGGGCAACAAGAACAATGTAAATGGGGGCGTTATGCTAGAGGAGCTGTATATGCTCTACAGAGTAGAGGAAACAAACTTTCTAAG GGTATCTTTGGATTAATATCTGATGGTGATGGCCTGAACAGTGTGGGTCTAAGCTCTTCTGCTGCA GCCGGAATAGCTTACCTCATGGCTTTTGAACATGCAAATAATTTAGCAATATCTCCCACAGAGAATATTGAATATGATAG GTTGATTGAGAATGAATATTTGGGTCTGAAGAATGGTATAATGGACCAGTCAGCCATACTACTTTCAAGCCATGGTTGTTTGTTATGCATGAATTGCAAG ACCAAAGATTACAGGCTTATACAACGACCAAAGGTCCAAGAATACAAGAAGAGTGGGCAACCAAAGGGAACGAAAATATTGGTGGCACTCTCTGGGTTGAAGGGAGCTTTGACTAGCAACCCTGGATATAATGGGCGAGTTGCAGAGTGTCAAAAGGCAGCACGCGTTCTTTTGGA AGCATCTGGAGATTTCACAGCGGAGCCCATCCTATCTAACG TTAAACCAGAAGTTTATGAGACTCACAAG TGCAAATTAGATAGCAATCTAGCCAAAAGAGCTGAGCATTATTTCTCTGAGAATATGCGGGTTGCAAAGG GAGTTGAGGCCTGGGCAAAGGGTGATCTAAAAGAATTTGGAGATCTCGTTTCAGCTTCTGGTCGAAGTTCAATTCAAAATTATGAATGCG GTGCGGAACCACTGATTCAATTGTATGAGATCCTTTTGAGGGCTCCTGGTGTATTGGGAGCGCGCTTCAGCGGAGCTGGGTTTAGAGGATGCTGCATTGCATTTGTGGAGGCTGACCTTGCAGATGAAGCTGCATCATTTGTTGAGAGGGAATATCCCAAGGCCCAGCCTTTGTTGGCTAGGGAAATGGAATTACAAGGACAGACATCAATTTTTATATGTGAATCTGGTGATTGTGCACGTGTACTTTGA
- the LOC112732363 gene encoding galacturonokinase isoform X2, whose product MPGSASVAEVRRIVSSMAGVTKEEVRIVASPYRICPLGAHIDHQGGTVSAMTLDMGILLGFVPSRSSEVSLISGDFEGQVRFRVDEIQQPIQATTENGNSRKDSSGQQEQCKWGRYARGAVYALQSRGNKLSKGIFGLISDGDGLNSVGLSSSAAAGIAYLMAFEHANNLAISPTENIEYDRLIENEYLGLKNGIMDQSAILLSSHGCLLCMNCKTKDYRLIQRPKVQEYKKSGQPKGTKILVALSGLKGALTSNPGYNGRVAECQKAARVLLEASGDFTAEPILSNVKPEVYETHKCKLDSNLAKRAEHYFSENMRVAKGVEAWAKGDLKEFGDLVSASGRSSIQNYECGAEPLIQLYEILLRAPGVLGARFSGAGFRGCCIAFVEADLADEAASFVEREYPKAQPLLAREMELQGQTSIFICESGDCARVL is encoded by the exons ATGCCAGGATCTGCGTCG GTAGCTGAAGTGAGACGGATAGTTTCTAGCATGGCAGGGGTTACTAAAGAGGAAGTTCGAATTGTGGCATCTCCCTATCGAATTTGTCCTTTAGGGGCTCATATTGATCACCAG GGTGGGACTGTTTCGGCTATGACATTAGATATGGGAATACTTCTAGGGTTTGTCCCTTCAAGAAGTAGTGAG GTGTCACTTATTTCAGGAGATTTTGAAGGGCAAGTTCGGTTCAG AGTTGATGAGATTCAACAGCCAATACAAGCCACCACTGAAAATGGGAACTCAAGAAAAGATTCTTCTGGGCAACAAGAACAATGTAAATGGGGGCGTTATGCTAGAGGAGCTGTATATGCTCTACAGAGTAGAGGAAACAAACTTTCTAAG GGTATCTTTGGATTAATATCTGATGGTGATGGCCTGAACAGTGTGGGTCTAAGCTCTTCTGCTGCA GCCGGAATAGCTTACCTCATGGCTTTTGAACATGCAAATAATTTAGCAATATCTCCCACAGAGAATATTGAATATGATAG GTTGATTGAGAATGAATATTTGGGTCTGAAGAATGGTATAATGGACCAGTCAGCCATACTACTTTCAAGCCATGGTTGTTTGTTATGCATGAATTGCAAG ACCAAAGATTACAGGCTTATACAACGACCAAAGGTCCAAGAATACAAGAAGAGTGGGCAACCAAAGGGAACGAAAATATTGGTGGCACTCTCTGGGTTGAAGGGAGCTTTGACTAGCAACCCTGGATATAATGGGCGAGTTGCAGAGTGTCAAAAGGCAGCACGCGTTCTTTTGGA AGCATCTGGAGATTTCACAGCGGAGCCCATCCTATCTAACG TTAAACCAGAAGTTTATGAGACTCACAAG TGCAAATTAGATAGCAATCTAGCCAAAAGAGCTGAGCATTATTTCTCTGAGAATATGCGGGTTGCAAAGG GAGTTGAGGCCTGGGCAAAGGGTGATCTAAAAGAATTTGGAGATCTCGTTTCAGCTTCTGGTCGAAGTTCAATTCAAAATTATGAATGCG GTGCGGAACCACTGATTCAATTGTATGAGATCCTTTTGAGGGCTCCTGGTGTATTGGGAGCGCGCTTCAGCGGAGCTGGGTTTAGAGGATGCTGCATTGCATTTGTGGAGGCTGACCTTGCAGATGAAGCTGCATCATTTGTTGAGAGGGAATATCCCAAGGCCCAGCCTTTGTTGGCTAGGGAAATGGAATTACAAGGACAGACATCAATTTTTATATGTGAATCTGGTGATTGTGCACGTGTACTTTGA